In Aegilops tauschii subsp. strangulata cultivar AL8/78 chromosome 3, Aet v6.0, whole genome shotgun sequence, one genomic interval encodes:
- the LOC109777462 gene encoding expansin-A24 → MAPARFVAGMLLAAIASVLSVAADNPTTPSQQPFVWQKAHATFYGGADASDTMGGACGYGNLFSEGYGTRTAALSTVLFNDGAACGQCYKIACDRKRADPLFCKPGVTVTVTATNFCPPNDALPNDNGGWCNPPRPHFDMAQPAWEKIGVYKGGIIPVMYQRVPCVKRGGVRFVINGHEYFNLVLVSNVAAAGSIKSMDVKTSDSDEWTPMARNWGANWHSLANLTGKMLSFRLTNSDGHTLVFNDVVPKGWNFGQSFASKLQF, encoded by the exons ATGGCTCCAGCTCGATTTGTTGCAGGGATGCTGCTGGCGGCGATCGCCAGTGTGCTCTCCGTGGCCGCGGACAACCCGACCACGCCCTCCCAGCAACCCTTCGTCTGGCAGAAGGCGCATGCGACGTTCTACGGCGGCGCTGACGCCTCTGACACAATGG GTGGCGCGTGCGGGTATGGTAACCTCTTCTCTGAAGGGTACGGGACACGCACGGCGGCTCTGAGCACCGTGTTGTTCAATGACGGCGCCGCATGCGGGCAGTGCTACAAGATCGCATGCGACCGAAAGCGCGCGGATCCGTTGTTTTGCAAGCCTGGTGTGACGGTCACCGTCACGGCCACGAACTTCTGCCCGCCCAACGATGCCCTCCCCAATGACAACGGCGGCTGGTGCAACCCACCGCGGCCGCATTTCGACATGGCCCAGCCGGCCTGGGAGAAGATCGGTGTTTATAAAGGTGGCATCATCCCCGTCATGTACCAGAG AGTTCCATGCGTGAAGCGGGGTGGCGTGAGGTTCGTAATCAATGGTCACGAGTACTTCAATCTTGTGCTTGTGAGCAATGTTGCTGCAGCTGGCTCTATCAAGTCCATGGATGTCAAGACCTCTGATTCCGACGAGTGGACGCCTATGGCACGCAATTGGGGTGCTAACTGGCACTCGCTTGCGAACCTCACCGGCAAGATGCTCTCCTTCAGACTAACCAACAGTGATGGACATACGCTTGTGTTCAATGATGTTGTGCCAAAGGGATGGAACTTTGGGCAATCATTTGCTAGCAAATTGCAATTCTAG